One Paenibacillus sp. FSL H7-0737 DNA segment encodes these proteins:
- the atpG gene encoding ATP synthase F1 subunit gamma, which produces MARSMRDIKRQIKSVQNTRQITKAMEMVAASKLRKAQEKAIAARPYAEKLKEVVSSIAAGTEGVQHPMLVSRPVKKTGYLIVTSDRGLAGGYNANILRKVTMLIAERHKSKDEYALFVIGRKGRDFLRRREYPIVQEVTELSDAPKFADIKSIANSAVQQFVDGTYDELYVCYNQFVNAITQIPTVDRLLPMEGVGNHEHHEATANYEYEPSPEGVLEVLLPKYAETLIYSAILDGKASELGAKMTAMGSATKNASKMIGELTLTYNRARQAAITQEITEIVAGANAQS; this is translated from the coding sequence ATGGCAAGAAGCATGCGTGATATTAAACGTCAAATTAAGAGTGTTCAAAACACAAGACAGATCACAAAAGCGATGGAAATGGTAGCCGCCTCCAAGCTGAGAAAAGCCCAGGAGAAGGCAATTGCCGCCCGTCCTTATGCTGAGAAGCTGAAAGAGGTTGTATCGAGCATTGCTGCTGGTACAGAAGGCGTTCAGCATCCCATGCTGGTCAGTCGCCCTGTGAAAAAAACTGGTTATCTTATCGTGACCTCTGATAGAGGGCTTGCGGGAGGATACAACGCTAATATTTTACGTAAGGTGACGATGCTCATCGCGGAACGACATAAATCCAAAGATGAGTACGCCTTGTTCGTTATTGGTCGTAAAGGCCGTGACTTCTTACGCCGCCGTGAATATCCGATTGTACAGGAAGTAACTGAGCTATCGGATGCGCCGAAATTTGCTGACATTAAGTCTATTGCTAATTCGGCAGTACAACAGTTTGTAGATGGTACGTATGATGAGTTGTACGTTTGCTACAACCAGTTCGTCAATGCGATTACCCAGATCCCAACCGTTGATCGACTGTTGCCTATGGAAGGCGTAGGAAATCATGAGCATCATGAAGCGACTGCAAATTACGAATATGAACCTTCACCAGAAGGCGTACTCGAAGTACTACTTCCGAAATACGCCGAAACTTTGATTTATAGCGCAATTCTGGATGGCAAGGCCAGTGAGCTGGGTGCGAAAATGACAGCGATGGGCAGTGCAACAAAGAACGCGTCGAAAATGATCGGAGAACTTACCCTTACGTACAACCGTGCCCGTCAGGCGGCAATTACGCAGGAAATTACCGAGATCGTGGCCGGAGCGAACGCTCAGTCTTAA
- the atpA gene encoding F0F1 ATP synthase subunit alpha, with protein sequence MGIRPEEISTLIKSQIEQYKADIEVAEVGTVIQVGDGIARVYGLENAMAGELLEFSNGVVGMALNLEESNVGVVILGEYKEIREGDQVKRTGQIMQVPVGEALLGRVVNALGMPLDGKGPIQTTEFRPVENNAPGVIDRKSVHEPMQTGLKAIDAMVPIGRGQRELIIGDRQTGKTAIAIDAIINQKGNGMKCIYVAIGQKQSTVAQVVETLRRHGALEYTIVVTASASEPSPLLYIAPYAGCAMGEYFMYKGEHVLIIYDDLSKQASAYRELSLLLRRPPGREAFPGDVFYLHSRLLERAAKLSDELGGGSLTALPFIETQASDVSAYIPTNVISITDGQIFLESDLFYSGQRPAINVGISVSRVGGSAQIKAMKKVAGSLRLDLAQYRELQAFSQFGSDLDKSTLARLNRGARMMEVLKQGVNQPLSVEHQVLSLYTAVKGYLDDIPVKDVKRFEKEFLAYMDSSAAEVAQSIRDTKDLTADNEAALKAAIDKFKRGFATS encoded by the coding sequence TTGGGCATCAGACCTGAAGAGATCAGCACTTTGATCAAAAGTCAAATTGAGCAATATAAAGCCGATATCGAAGTTGCCGAAGTGGGCACCGTCATTCAAGTCGGAGACGGTATCGCTCGTGTCTACGGTCTGGAAAACGCAATGGCAGGCGAGTTGCTAGAGTTCTCCAACGGTGTAGTGGGCATGGCGCTCAATCTGGAAGAAAGCAACGTCGGTGTTGTTATTCTGGGTGAGTACAAGGAAATTCGTGAAGGCGATCAAGTAAAACGTACTGGACAAATCATGCAAGTTCCAGTTGGAGAGGCCCTTCTGGGTCGTGTTGTTAACGCACTCGGTATGCCGCTTGATGGTAAAGGCCCAATCCAAACGACGGAGTTCCGTCCGGTTGAGAATAACGCTCCTGGTGTTATCGACCGTAAATCGGTTCATGAGCCAATGCAAACTGGCCTTAAAGCGATTGATGCGATGGTACCAATTGGTCGTGGACAACGCGAACTTATCATTGGTGACCGGCAAACAGGTAAGACTGCAATCGCAATCGATGCGATTATCAACCAAAAAGGCAACGGAATGAAATGTATTTATGTTGCCATTGGACAAAAACAATCCACAGTAGCACAGGTTGTAGAAACTCTCCGCCGTCATGGCGCGTTGGAATATACAATCGTTGTAACTGCTTCGGCTTCAGAGCCATCCCCGCTGTTGTATATTGCTCCATACGCAGGTTGCGCAATGGGCGAGTACTTTATGTACAAGGGCGAACACGTACTGATCATTTATGATGACCTTTCAAAACAAGCTTCGGCTTATCGCGAATTGTCCTTGCTGCTTCGTCGTCCACCGGGTCGTGAAGCGTTCCCTGGTGACGTGTTCTACTTGCACTCCCGTCTTTTGGAACGTGCGGCTAAGCTTAGTGATGAGCTTGGTGGTGGTTCATTAACCGCGCTTCCGTTCATCGAAACACAAGCATCTGACGTATCGGCTTACATTCCTACGAACGTAATCTCGATTACAGATGGTCAAATCTTCCTTGAATCCGATCTGTTCTACTCTGGTCAACGTCCGGCGATCAACGTCGGTATCTCCGTTTCCCGTGTAGGGGGCTCCGCTCAGATTAAAGCGATGAAGAAGGTAGCTGGCTCGCTCCGTTTGGATCTTGCTCAATATCGTGAACTTCAAGCTTTCTCACAGTTTGGCTCAGATCTTGATAAATCTACGCTTGCTCGTCTGAATCGCGGAGCACGTATGATGGAAGTTCTGAAACAAGGTGTAAATCAGCCGTTGTCTGTTGAGCACCAAGTGCTTAGCTTGTACACAGCTGTAAAGGGATACTTGGATGATATTCCTGTTAAAGACGTAAAACGTTTTGAAAAGGAATTCCTTGCTTACATGGACAGCAGTGCTGCTGAAGTTGCTCAATCCATCAGAGATACCAAGGATTTGACAGCAGATAACGAAGCCGCTCTTAAAGCAGCGATTGATAAATTTAAAAGAGGCTTTGCTACTAGCTAA
- a CDS encoding F0F1 ATP synthase subunit delta yields the protein MSRDTVVAKRYAKALYSAAVEKGITLEVEEQLKAVVEVLHLDQEVQRFILAPRISESDKLKVLRTALQDKLSPIVMNIVELLVERGRTDIFAELLDTYIKIEGDALGIGDAKVYSVYSLSEEEQAAVAAEFGQLVNRKIRVTNVVDPSLLGGLKVYIGDTLYDGSLSSKLERLEKSFNDKHRR from the coding sequence ATGAGCCGCGATACGGTAGTTGCCAAGCGCTACGCTAAAGCATTGTACAGTGCAGCGGTAGAGAAGGGGATTACCCTTGAAGTAGAAGAACAGCTCAAGGCAGTGGTCGAAGTATTACATTTAGACCAAGAGGTACAGCGGTTTATTCTTGCACCACGTATCTCGGAGTCCGACAAGCTGAAAGTGCTGCGCACAGCACTTCAAGATAAGCTCTCTCCTATTGTAATGAACATTGTAGAACTGTTAGTAGAGCGAGGCAGAACCGATATTTTTGCCGAACTGCTGGATACGTATATCAAGATTGAAGGAGACGCTCTTGGCATTGGTGATGCTAAGGTATACTCCGTTTATTCTTTAAGTGAAGAAGAACAAGCGGCTGTAGCTGCAGAATTCGGCCAGCTCGTAAACCGTAAAATTCGGGTTACGAATGTGGTCGATCCAAGCCTGCTGGGAGGACTGAAGGTTTATATCGGCGATACGCTGTATGACGGAAGTCTTTCTAGTAAATTGGAACGTCTCGAGAAATCCTTTAATGATAAGCATAGAAGATAG
- the atpF gene encoding F0F1 ATP synthase subunit B — MEIVWTNIVFSIVAFGILYFLLSKYAFSKLFAVMEKRRELVMQQMDEAAKTREQAVAYVEEQKQALNSARQEAQQIIQQSQITSNQQVEQALAQAKVEAARVKEEAVRDIENEKNKAVEELRSEIGTASVRIASKLLKKEVSASSEQEQLVNQYLNEVGGRS; from the coding sequence GTGGAAATTGTTTGGACAAACATCGTATTTTCAATTGTAGCCTTTGGGATTCTATATTTCTTGCTCAGTAAGTATGCGTTCAGCAAACTGTTCGCAGTTATGGAGAAACGCCGTGAGCTGGTAATGCAGCAAATGGATGAAGCTGCGAAGACTAGAGAGCAAGCGGTCGCGTATGTGGAAGAGCAGAAGCAGGCGCTGAACAGTGCACGCCAGGAAGCTCAACAGATTATTCAACAATCGCAAATTACTAGTAATCAACAGGTAGAACAAGCTTTGGCGCAAGCTAAAGTTGAAGCTGCACGCGTCAAAGAAGAGGCCGTGCGCGATATCGAGAACGAGAAGAATAAAGCAGTGGAAGAGTTGCGCAGCGAAATTGGAACGGCATCTGTTCGTATTGCTTCTAAACTTCTTAAGAAAGAAGTTAGTGCTAGCAGTGAGCAGGAGCAGCTTGTGAACCAATACCTCAATGAGGTAGGAGGCCGATCATGA
- the atpE gene encoding F0F1 ATP synthase subunit C: MEFLAAAIAVGLGALGAGLGNGMIVSRTVESIARQPEARNALQTTMFIGVGIVEVIPLAATVIAFLIMFS, from the coding sequence ATGGAATTTTTAGCAGCAGCAATAGCGGTTGGATTGGGTGCACTTGGCGCAGGTCTTGGTAACGGTATGATCGTTAGTAGAACAGTTGAGTCCATCGCTCGTCAACCAGAAGCTCGTAACGCGCTTCAAACAACAATGTTTATTGGTGTAGGTATCGTCGAAGTTATTCCGTTGGCAGCAACAGTTATCGCATTCCTGATCATGTTTTCTTAA
- the atpB gene encoding F0F1 ATP synthase subunit A gives MHEMPKIFVGGIPIDISAVLMLLISCTVVFVLVMLSVRKLSVENPSKLQNFMEWVVEFVEGVISSAMDLKKGKPYISLGLTLILFIFVSNLLGLPFSVVTEAHGPVTVFGHVIEATRNLAHGDHVEILWYKSPTADINITAGLAIIVFILMNFLGIKLNGKHYFKHYIEPFPIFLPLNIIENLAKPVALAIRLFANIFAGEVLITVILKLGILSIPFLAVWQGFSIFVGALQAFIFTILTMVYIAQMTIHEEEAH, from the coding sequence ATGCATGAGATGCCGAAAATCTTTGTCGGGGGAATACCGATAGATATATCAGCCGTATTGATGCTTCTGATCAGTTGTACAGTAGTATTTGTGCTGGTGATGCTGTCGGTTCGTAAGCTTTCGGTTGAGAATCCATCTAAGCTTCAGAATTTTATGGAATGGGTTGTTGAATTTGTAGAGGGTGTCATAAGCAGTGCCATGGACCTGAAGAAAGGAAAACCTTACATATCTTTGGGGCTAACGTTGATTCTGTTTATCTTTGTTTCCAACCTTCTTGGATTGCCTTTCTCAGTTGTAACTGAAGCACATGGACCTGTAACCGTGTTTGGCCATGTGATTGAAGCAACCAGGAACTTGGCGCATGGTGATCATGTTGAGATCTTATGGTACAAGTCGCCGACTGCTGACATTAATATCACTGCAGGATTGGCAATTATTGTGTTTATACTGATGAACTTCCTGGGCATTAAGCTCAACGGCAAGCATTATTTCAAACACTATATTGAGCCGTTTCCAATCTTTTTGCCACTGAACATTATCGAGAACCTGGCAAAACCAGTAGCGCTGGCTATTCGTCTATTTGCTAACATTTTTGCCGGAGAAGTACTGATTACAGTCATTTTGAAGCTGGGGATTCTCAGTATTCCGTTCCTGGCTGTATGGCAAGGCTTCAGTATTTTCGTCGGGGCACTACAAGCGTTTATCTTTACGATTCTGACGATGGTTTATATCGCACAGATGACGATTCACGAAGAAGAAGCACATTAA
- a CDS encoding ATP synthase subunit I yields the protein MDNMTPMINTVTRVTLVLMAGLLMGWALHHETRDFTLGMTLGLVAGLVNFRYLAVKVRRVTQSIASNEGNAFSLGFVTRISFAILVTMFAVKIEHFSLVATVSGVFIPQLLAIPAGIYLSVKNKL from the coding sequence ATGGATAATATGACTCCCATGATCAATACCGTCACTAGAGTTACGCTCGTCCTTATGGCAGGACTCTTAATGGGCTGGGCGCTTCATCATGAGACCAGGGATTTTACACTGGGCATGACTCTAGGTCTGGTGGCGGGATTGGTAAACTTTCGTTATCTGGCCGTCAAGGTTCGACGGGTAACGCAGTCGATTGCGAGCAACGAAGGGAATGCCTTCAGCCTCGGTTTTGTTACACGGATTAGCTTCGCAATTTTGGTCACCATGTTCGCGGTCAAGATTGAGCATTTCTCCCTGGTAGCAACTGTTTCAGGCGTATTCATTCCTCAGCTTCTCGCCATTCCTGCGGGGATATATCTGAGTGTGAAGAACAAACTTTAA
- a CDS encoding AtpZ/AtpI family protein has product MKEQNSRDSLLQTALIIGSAGTILAAYIVIGFFAARWLKDLMEGPKYWLAIGTITGMILGIVNVVLLIKKFLGEQNG; this is encoded by the coding sequence ATGAAAGAACAAAATAGCAGGGACAGCTTGTTACAGACCGCGCTTATCATTGGAAGTGCAGGCACTATACTAGCCGCTTACATTGTTATTGGTTTTTTTGCGGCAAGGTGGCTGAAAGACTTGATGGAGGGGCCAAAATATTGGCTCGCTATTGGCACTATAACCGGAATGATTCTGGGAATTGTGAACGTCGTCCTGTTAATTAAAAAATTTTTGGGGGAGCAGAATGGATAA
- the wecB gene encoding non-hydrolyzing UDP-N-acetylglucosamine 2-epimerase produces the protein MSKIKVMTIFGVRPEAIKMAPLVLELKKHPEHIESIVCVTAQHRELLDQVLEVFNITPDYDLDVMKDRQTLNEITIRVLEGLEPVLREVKPDLVLVHGDTLTTFLASYASFLQQIQVGHVEAGLRTWNKLSPYPEEMNRQLTGVLADLHFAPTDWSASNLRHENKKESSIYITGNTVTDVFQYTVQPDYRHPVLDFASGKKLILMTAHRRESQGEPHRNIFRAVKRIADEFEDVAIVYPVHPSPAVKEPAHEILGGHPRIKLIDPLDVVDLHNFYPHTHLILTDSGGLQEEAPSYGVPVLVLRDTTERPEGIDAGTLELVGTDEEKVYARTHALLTDNELYQSMSRAANPYGDGKASQRIVNAILHHFGVNKERPEEFHRMFTKNK, from the coding sequence ATGTCCAAAATTAAAGTGATGACTATTTTCGGAGTGCGCCCCGAGGCGATCAAGATGGCTCCTCTAGTTCTTGAACTGAAGAAGCATCCTGAGCACATCGAGTCAATTGTATGTGTAACAGCACAGCACAGGGAGTTGCTCGATCAAGTGTTGGAAGTGTTCAATATCACTCCTGATTACGATCTGGATGTGATGAAGGATCGTCAGACGCTTAATGAGATTACTATTCGAGTACTTGAAGGCCTGGAACCTGTACTCAGAGAGGTTAAACCTGATCTCGTATTGGTGCACGGGGACACATTAACGACGTTCCTTGCAAGCTATGCCTCTTTCCTGCAGCAAATTCAGGTTGGGCACGTAGAAGCAGGACTTCGGACATGGAACAAATTGTCTCCGTATCCTGAAGAAATGAACCGTCAGCTTACAGGTGTATTAGCAGACCTGCATTTCGCTCCAACGGATTGGTCAGCTAGTAATCTGAGACATGAGAACAAAAAAGAATCAAGTATTTATATCACAGGCAACACTGTAACCGATGTGTTTCAATATACCGTACAGCCTGATTACCGGCATCCTGTTTTGGATTTTGCTTCAGGAAAAAAACTTATTTTGATGACTGCTCACCGTAGAGAATCGCAAGGTGAACCGCATCGGAATATCTTCCGGGCTGTCAAAAGAATCGCTGATGAATTCGAAGATGTAGCCATTGTTTATCCTGTGCATCCGAGTCCTGCCGTTAAGGAACCTGCACATGAAATTTTGGGTGGACATCCAAGAATTAAGCTGATTGATCCGCTGGATGTCGTGGATTTGCATAATTTTTATCCGCATACCCACTTGATATTGACCGATTCTGGCGGTTTACAAGAGGAAGCTCCTTCATACGGAGTACCAGTACTTGTGCTTCGTGATACGACGGAGCGTCCTGAAGGGATAGACGCTGGAACGCTAGAACTTGTGGGCACGGACGAGGAGAAGGTGTATGCACGGACACATGCTCTTTTGACTGATAATGAGCTCTATCAGTCGATGAGTCGGGCCGCCAACCCGTACGGAGATGGCAAAGCCTCCCAACGAATTGTCAATGCGATTTTGCACCATTTTGGTGTAAATAAGGAGCGTCCTGAAGAGTTTCACAGAATGTTCACAAAAAATAAATAA
- the upp gene encoding uracil phosphoribosyltransferase, giving the protein MGKLVICDHPLIQHKLTFIRDVRTNTKDFREHVDEVATLMAYEITRDIPLETITVQTPVTETESKVISGRMLGLIPILRAGLGMLEGVLKLLPAAKVGHVGLFRDPDTLQPVEYYIKLPTDVQERELIVIDPMLATGGSAIAAITSLKKRGCTQIKMMNLIAAPEGVAAVQEAHPDVDIYVAALDDHLNEHGYIVPGLGDAGDRLYGTK; this is encoded by the coding sequence ATGGGAAAATTGGTGATTTGCGATCATCCTTTAATTCAACACAAACTAACATTTATTCGCGACGTAAGAACAAACACGAAGGATTTCAGAGAGCATGTTGACGAAGTTGCCACATTGATGGCTTATGAGATAACACGTGATATTCCTCTAGAAACCATTACAGTACAAACACCGGTCACTGAAACGGAAAGTAAAGTGATTTCTGGAAGAATGCTTGGGCTTATCCCTATTCTTCGTGCTGGTCTGGGTATGCTTGAGGGCGTTCTGAAGCTTCTTCCTGCTGCTAAAGTAGGACATGTTGGCTTATTCCGTGATCCGGACACGCTTCAACCGGTTGAGTATTACATCAAGCTTCCTACAGATGTACAGGAACGTGAGCTGATCGTAATTGATCCAATGCTAGCTACGGGGGGATCTGCGATTGCTGCTATTACCTCGCTGAAGAAGCGTGGCTGTACACAAATTAAAATGATGAACCTGATTGCAGCTCCAGAAGGTGTTGCTGCGGTTCAAGAGGCTCACCCAGATGTTGATATTTATGTGGCTGCGCTTGACGATCATTTGAATGAGCATGGATATATCGTTCCGGGACTTGGCGATGCTGGAGATCGTTTGTACGGAACTAAGTAA